The Oligoflexia bacterium DNA window AAAATCATTAAATGATCTTTCTAATTCACAGAGTAAGTCGTGATTTCTTTTTTAAACAGTGATCCTTATCCACTTCTACCATCAGAATCTCATTCATATGCACAAGCGCAACAGCATTCCCATCATGTTGATGAATGGTTGGGTCTACAATCTGAGAAAATTGAAAAAAATCTTTCTGAAAATGGGTGTGCGTTAAAAGCCGGGCATTCTAAAGAGCGTCAAGAACTTTGGATTGGATTAGCTGTTAAAAGTTTATTAACTCCCTATACAGAAATTCGAAGCATGCTTGAGAAATTAAACCCACAAGCTGGAAGTGTGGTGGTTGATTTAGGTGCGGCGTATGGAAGAATGGGGTTTGTTATTGGAAGGCATTACCCGGACGTTAATTTTGTGGGTTATGAATTTGTGGGCGAGAGAGTAAAAGAAGGGCGCCGGTGTTTAGAGGCTTTTAAGTATAATTTGGTGAAATTAGAACATGCCGATTTAAGCTCTCCAGATTTCACGCCACTTAATGCTGATTATTATTTTATTTATGACTACGGAAATGAAAAAGCAGTTGAGAAAACACTTCATGATTTAAGGCGCATTGCTCAAACTCGGGAAATTACTGTTATCGGAAGAGGAAGATTGTCACGTGAGCTTATTGAGCGTCGGCATCCCTGGCTTTCGCGTATGAAAACACCTGAGCATTGTGGGCATATTTCGATATATCGCACTTAAAAATGCTTAAAAATATTTATCGTAAAGCAAAAATAGCAAAATACACACCGACATTAAACTTAAGATCAACACTGCACCTGCTGCGCAATCTTTGGCTTTTGCGATGACGGGGTGAACTTCTGGGTGTAGGCGATCCATCATGTTTTCAAGTGCTGTATTAATAAGCTCAGCACTCAATACACAACCTATGGCCAAGAAAAAAATCGCACACCAAATAGCGCTGGGTTGAATTATTAGTAAAATTGAGATCGCACCACAGCTGAGTGTTACTTGGGTGCGAAAACTGGCTTCTGATTTCAGGGTGTTTTTAATTCCTGAAAGTGCAAATTGTAATCTTTGGTGAAACGGTCTGTTTTTCATATTTAGATTTCATTTTCCCATTAAATTTTTTAGAATTGCCAGTGCTATATTGATTAGTTGTGACAAGTTAAGTCATGGTTTAACGAAGGGAAGTATCAAATGGAGATCGCCACACTTGCTGGAGGTTGTTTTTGGGGAATGGAAGAAATCATTCGTCAAATTCCTGGTGTGCTTAAAACTACAGTTGGATACACCGGTGGCAAAATAGAAAACCCGATTTACGAACAAGTCAAAACAGGTGCAACTGGTCATGCCGAAGCTATTGAAATTGTTTTTGATCCAACAAAAACATCGTTTGATATTATTTTAAGATATTTTTTTAAAATGCATGACCCTACAACTTTAAACAAACAAGGTAATGACATCGGAAGCCAGTATCGTTCATCTATTTTTTATCACAGTGATGAGCAAAAAAAGTCAGCTGAAAATATAAAAGAGGAGATTGATAAGTCAGGTAAGTGGGGTAAAAAAATTGTAACAGAAATATTACCCGTTCAAAAATTTTATTCCGCCGAAGATTATCATCAAAAATACTTGGTGAAAAACCCAGGTGGATATACTTGTCACTTCATGCGCGATTAAATAATTACGAATCATAGAAAAAGCGTCGAAATTCTATGCAGCTATGCATTGGTTTTATTGAGAATTTACCTCAATCTTAGTCCAGTAATACCGATGAGATAATTGTATGGGCTTAAATAATACTTCTACGGGCAGTCATCCAGGGCTATTGTCACCAAGACCACCATCGGTGGGTCAATCTGGGGTACCATCTTCGAAAGTTTCTTCGTTTTCGCGCGAATCTGCCCCAATTGCTGCGGGTTGGGTGCGTGTACTTTCATTTTTTATAGATAATTTTGTAATGTCGATTTTGATCGGATTTATTTCAAGCCCCTGGTCACGTGGTCTCACTGAAGCCATGGCATTGGGAAACAAACTAGCAGTTATCACAAGCATCATTCATTTATTCTTAATCACTTCAGCAATAGCTTATTTGTATGGAGTGATTCCAGTTGCAGTTTGGAATGCAACGCCGGGAATGATGGTTTTTGGACTTAAAATTGTAAATTCATATACGGGCCAAAAAATCGGTTGGAAAACTGCAATTAGACGAACAAATGTATTTTGGTTTGCAAATATTGCGATGGGATTTGGTCTCATTGGTGCATTCACAGATAAATTTCGAAGAACATGGCATGATCTTCATGCAGAAACCATCGTCATTCGCCCCCATCATCGAGCTCACTATCCAGGCCTGTTTGAAAAAGCAGTGGGGAACGCCGCGGTTTATGGCGTTGTAATTCTCTTCATGGGGTTGGTTTATGAGGTAACAATAAAACAAAATACACCAGGGTTTGAAAATGCATTTTTAAAAGAATTAGAAAAATCTGAAGGATTATCTGAGGGACTATCTGAAGTTAAAAACGAGAGACATATCGCCAGTGAATCAAAACTGCTTGATGGATGCAAAGGTACTGATAAAAAAAATCCAGTTCCACAAGGAAAATCAGAAATTGCTCAACGCTTAGAAGACCATCAATTAAGGGGTTATCCGCTTACGTGTTTAGAAGCAGTAGCAGAGCGAGCGCTAGTTACAAACAATAAAGATGAACAGGCTTATTTCGCAAAGGCTGTAACAAGCACTGATCAAAAACATGAGTCTGATTATTTTAAAAAGATTTGCGAGGTTTCACCTCAATCGAGAACTTGTAATTTGGTAAAGGTAGTTGAGTTTCATGACCAGGGCAAATACGCAGAGGCAGCGGGCCTAGTTTTGCCACTGATGCAGGTAAATGATTTCGTATCACTTTGGGCTTATGATTACCTTATTGCCGAATTTAAATTTAATGAAACCCTAGAGCATTTTAACAAATATAATGTAGAAAAATCTGAATTCAGACAATTCAACACATTAAGAAGTTATATGGGTGTTGGGCGTGAGGCTGAAGCTAGAGCGGGTTTTGAATCATGGCTTTCCGTGAATAGCGGAAAGCCATTGTTGTATCTGCCTGCAATTAATATTTGCTCTATTGATGTCGCGGGTGAATGTTCAACTTCAGAAAGCCTTGGTTGTAAAAAACTTGCTAAGATATTAGATGGCTCTAAATTAAAAGACTATGAAGGCTATTTTCTTGGTCGTCATGCGCTTTGCCAAAACAAAACCGAAGAAGCTGAAAAATTATTTTCGACGGTGGTCTCAGCTGACTTGATAAACGCAGAAAAACTTGGTGTTCAGAATAAACACTTCGAAGCAATTGAATTGTATAAAAAAGTTATAGCCGCTAAAGATTCAAGTAAAGAAATAAAGGGTATTGCACAATTACGTGTGGCTTGGCTTAACAGCGATAAATTAAAGAATCACGCTGAAGCTCTAAGTGCTTTTAAATTGGCAGATCGTCATATCATGCCGCTTGTGTGGTTAACTGTAGGGCGACAAATTCAAAAAATTGAGATGAATGAGAAGTTATATGGCCAGGCAACTGAATTTGCACAATTTATGTTAAGTATTAACCCTCAAGATGAAATTTTGAAGCAACAATTATCCATCGCACAAACAGCTTTGATACCTGTGAGAGCACCCGCCTCTGTTAAACGATTACCTCAACAACGAAAAAGAAAATGATTATTCTACCTTGGTTGCGTGGAGTGCTAGGAGCTCATCGTGCCCCAGTCACATGGGTTTTGTTTATTATGAATCTTGGTTTTGCATTGATTACGTTT harbors:
- a CDS encoding diacylglycerol kinase, which gives rise to MKNRPFHQRLQFALSGIKNTLKSEASFRTQVTLSCGAISILLIIQPSAIWCAIFFLAIGCVLSAELINTALENMMDRLHPEVHPVIAKAKDCAAGAVLILSLMSVCILLFLLYDKYF
- the msrA gene encoding peptide-methionine (S)-S-oxide reductase MsrA, whose product is MEIATLAGGCFWGMEEIIRQIPGVLKTTVGYTGGKIENPIYEQVKTGATGHAEAIEIVFDPTKTSFDIILRYFFKMHDPTTLNKQGNDIGSQYRSSIFYHSDEQKKSAENIKEEIDKSGKWGKKIVTEILPVQKFYSAEDYHQKYLVKNPGGYTCHFMRD
- a CDS encoding RDD family protein, coding for MGLNNTSTGSHPGLLSPRPPSVGQSGVPSSKVSSFSRESAPIAAGWVRVLSFFIDNFVMSILIGFISSPWSRGLTEAMALGNKLAVITSIIHLFLITSAIAYLYGVIPVAVWNATPGMMVFGLKIVNSYTGQKIGWKTAIRRTNVFWFANIAMGFGLIGAFTDKFRRTWHDLHAETIVIRPHHRAHYPGLFEKAVGNAAVYGVVILFMGLVYEVTIKQNTPGFENAFLKELEKSEGLSEGLSEVKNERHIASESKLLDGCKGTDKKNPVPQGKSEIAQRLEDHQLRGYPLTCLEAVAERALVTNNKDEQAYFAKAVTSTDQKHESDYFKKICEVSPQSRTCNLVKVVEFHDQGKYAEAAGLVLPLMQVNDFVSLWAYDYLIAEFKFNETLEHFNKYNVEKSEFRQFNTLRSYMGVGREAEARAGFESWLSVNSGKPLLYLPAINICSIDVAGECSTSESLGCKKLAKILDGSKLKDYEGYFLGRHALCQNKTEEAEKLFSTVVSADLINAEKLGVQNKHFEAIELYKKVIAAKDSSKEIKGIAQLRVAWLNSDKLKNHAEALSAFKLADRHIMPLVWLTVGRQIQKIEMNEKLYGQATEFAQFMLSINPQDEILKQQLSIAQTALIPVRAPASVKRLPQQRKRK
- a CDS encoding class I SAM-dependent methyltransferase, yielding MISFLNSDPYPLLPSESHSYAQAQQHSHHVDEWLGLQSEKIEKNLSENGCALKAGHSKERQELWIGLAVKSLLTPYTEIRSMLEKLNPQAGSVVVDLGAAYGRMGFVIGRHYPDVNFVGYEFVGERVKEGRRCLEAFKYNLVKLEHADLSSPDFTPLNADYYFIYDYGNEKAVEKTLHDLRRIAQTREITVIGRGRLSRELIERRHPWLSRMKTPEHCGHISIYRT